A segment of the Curtobacterium sp. MCSS17_007 genome:
GTCCCCCTGCTCTACGCGACCGGCCGGGCGTTCTGGTCGCGGCGTCGGCTCGCCCTCGAGATGCTCGACCGTGTGGGGTTGGCCGACCGGGCCGACACCCAGCCGCACCGGCTCTCCGGCGGCGAGCAGCAGCGGGTCGCCATCGCCCGGGCGCTCGTCCGCTCGCCGCGGCTCATCCTGGCCGACGAGCCGACCGGGGCGCTCGACGTCGACACCGGTCGGGTCGTCATGGAGCTGCTCGAGACCGTCGCGGCCGAGTCCGGCGCCGCGCTCGTCACCATCACGCACGACGCAGCCGTCGCCGCACGTGCGGACGTCGTGCACCGCATCGACCACGGACTCGTCGTCGACGGCGCTGATGTCGTGACCGGGGTGGTGGCGGCGTGAACCGGCTGCTCACCACGGTCGTCGGGACCGTCGTCGAGTCGTGGCAGGAACTCCGGGTGCACCGGGGACGCGTCGTGCTCAGCCTGGTCGGCGTGACCATCGCGGTCGCGTCGCTCGCGGTCGTCGTCGGCTTCGGGACGCTCGCGGAACGGGTGACGGCGGCGTTCAACGAGCAGTACGGCGGCCGACCGGCGACGTACCAGGTCACCGGGTCCTCCTCCGCTGGTGGTGACGGCAGCGGAGCAGCAGCGGCCGCGGACGCCGATGCCCTCGACCGGGAGCTCCGCGCCGGGGCCGAGCGCTACCGCGTCCGCTTCGCCACCGAGGCCTCCTTCACCCAGCGCCCGGTGCAGTTCCCGGACGGGGTCACCCTGGCGCAGGGCGTCACCGTCGACCCCGCGTACGCCGAGATGCACCGTGTTCGGATCGACGACGGCTCGTGGTTCACC
Coding sequences within it:
- a CDS encoding ABC transporter ATP-binding protein, which encodes MSFVRVRDLRKSVALPDGSTLEILRGVDLDVEADSRVAIVGRSGSGKSTLLNVLGLLDTPTEGLHEFDGQDLGRAGSVRRDRVRGADVGFVFQQFNLLQGRTALENVEVPLLYATGRAFWSRRRLALEMLDRVGLADRADTQPHRLSGGEQQRVAIARALVRSPRLILADEPTGALDVDTGRVVMELLETVAAESGAALVTITHDAAVAARADVVHRIDHGLVVDGADVVTGVVAA